A window from Prinia subflava isolate CZ2003 ecotype Zambia chromosome Z, Cam_Psub_1.2, whole genome shotgun sequence encodes these proteins:
- the LOC134564048 gene encoding protein-glutamate methylesterase/protein-glutamine glutaminase 2-like isoform X2: protein MKAVDATLIAVTDQAVASGAAAATVLPKLQLPIFAEEAVRDRPEAIAFQHLLRHFMDLYSLAADRVGTLTTGRESLPVHFAPEAAVTPPSPAPAPADILQPQVSPQAARTPSAPAAAPAPATAPAAAPAADASGFTPCTSSCCCCCCCK from the exons ATGAAAGCTGTGGACGCCACACTGATTGCG gtCACAGACCAGGCTGTGGCatcaggtgctgcagcagccacagtgcTTCCCAAGCTGCAGCTGCCGATCTTCGCAGAGGAAGCAGTGAGGGACAGGCCAGAGGCTATAGCATTCCAG cacCTGCTTAGACATTTTATGGATCTCTACTCACTGGCAGCTGACCGAGTTGGAACATTAACAACAGGAAGAGAATCTTTGCCAGTTCACTTTGCACCCGAAGCAGCTGTTACgcctccctctccagctcctgctcctgctg ATATCTTGCAGCCCCAAGTTTCACCCCAAGCAGCACGTACaccttctgctcctgctgctgctcctgctcctgctactgctcctgctgctgctcctgctgctgatg cctcAGGTTTCACCCCAtgcacctcctcctgctgctgctgctgctgctgcaagtaG
- the LOC134564048 gene encoding coiled-coil domain-containing protein 171-like isoform X1: MKAVDATLIAVTDQAVASGAAAATVLPKLQLPIFAEEAVRDRPEAIAFQHLLRHFMDLYSLAADRVGTLTTGRESLPVHFAPEAAVTPPSPAPAPADILQPQVSPQAARTPSAPAAAPAPATAPAAAPAADGKSAFQTVIFTCMRIPRQHLPSCCTASGGQDHNIELHNRKLKLVLTEVFSEFF; this comes from the exons ATGAAAGCTGTGGACGCCACACTGATTGCG gtCACAGACCAGGCTGTGGCatcaggtgctgcagcagccacagtgcTTCCCAAGCTGCAGCTGCCGATCTTCGCAGAGGAAGCAGTGAGGGACAGGCCAGAGGCTATAGCATTCCAG cacCTGCTTAGACATTTTATGGATCTCTACTCACTGGCAGCTGACCGAGTTGGAACATTAACAACAGGAAGAGAATCTTTGCCAGTTCACTTTGCACCCGAAGCAGCTGTTACgcctccctctccagctcctgctcctgctg ATATCTTGCAGCCCCAAGTTTCACCCCAAGCAGCACGTACaccttctgctcctgctgctgctcctgctcctgctactgctcctgctgctgctcctgctgctgatgGTAAGTCTGCTTTTCAAACAGTTATATTCACTTGCATGAGGATTCCAAGACAGCACCTCCCCTCATGCTGCACAGCTTCTGGAGGCCAGGACCACAATATTGAATTACATAACAGAAAGTTAAAGCTGGTGCTGACAGAAGTGttctcagaatttttttag